A window of Helicobacter pylori genomic DNA:
ACACGAAAAAGAAAACTCTTAGAAAAGCAAAAAGAAGGCAAGAAGCGCATGAAAGCTATCGGTAAAGTGGAACTTCCCCAAGATGCATTTTTAGCGATATTAAAGATTGATTAGGCAATTTTAACTCAATGGCAAAACATAAGAACTATGAAATCTTAAATCTCATAGGCTATGCTTTGGCAAAATTTGATAATGATTTCATTAAAGAATTTGGCTTTTCTACCAAAAATGCTTTTTTTGAATATTGCGTCCAAATTGGCTTGGCTGATACGACTGGCGTTATCAAAAATCGCATGGATTTATTTGATTATTTTTTTCCTAACAAACGCAAAGGCTGGTGGCAAAAAGGCGATGCCTATATCCATAGAAAATTATGGATTGATAGTTTGTTTAAAGATGAAAGCGTTAAGGGTTTTAGCCATATTGTGAAATTGTTTTTGCAAGAACAATACGGCATCAAAAATTTAGGCATTACCCCTAACGCTTATCTTACAACCCGCTATAAAAGCATGCAAGAAACAGGTTTAGAAGCAGAATTGTATTTTTTAAACCACTATAAAAACATCAAAACATTTTCGTATGGGCATTTAAAAGACATGCGTCTTTTTGGCGATGGGTATGATTTCTATATTCAAACTAACAAGCGGGCGTTTTTAGTGGAAGTTAAGGGCATTAGAGAAAAGCAAGGAACATTGAGATTGACTCAAAAAGAATACGAACAAGCGCGAACTTATAGCCATGATTATGTGCTTGTAGTGGTATTGAATTTAAGTGAAAAACCCTATCTTTTATCTATCGCTAACCCCTTAAAACATTTAGAGTTTAAAGCATGCGAAAGAAAGCAAAAAAGCGTTTTAGAATACCACTTAATAGGGCAAATAAAATAAAATAACTTTAAATTTTACGGGGGGTTCTAGGAGTGGGGTTCAAATTGATAGGAATGCTCCTAAACGCACTTACAAATACACCAAAAAAGATTGCGATTTGATTTTAGGGATAGACACTCGCACGAGTGAATGCTATATTATCCCTATTGAAGAGACGCAAGAATGGGGAAACACAAAGAGTTTGTCGCAACTACAACATTATAAAGAGAATTGGCAAATTTTGATTGACTTGGCGTTGGAGTGAAAATATAAAATTACAAAAATTACATTTATAAATAAAAAAGATCTCTTTAGATATGGTGTTGTTATGCTAAAAGGGTGCAATTAAATTAAAGATTAGTGGAAGCAGAAAGAAAATTTTACAAGCTTTTAGAATGGCTCTATCTTAAAATGAACGCTGATGATAAAAAAGCTTGATTTGAATGGTGCGATAAAACATTAAGGGAGTTAGAGAGCGACACTCTCTAACGATTATAAAGACGGCATCAACTATAGCGTCTCAAACCTTAATGGGACTGATCCTACCACAAACGAGTTTAAAACGCAAGAGCCATAACAAGAAAAATGGGGGCGTTTGCTTACAGAATACCACAAAAAAGAGCGTTTTAAACAACAAGCAAAATAGTAAAGTTGAATTGTTATTGAATAGTTAGCGGCTATAAACTACGAAATA
This region includes:
- a CDS encoding DUF3883 domain-containing protein: MAKHKNYEILNLIGYALAKFDNDFIKEFGFSTKNAFFEYCVQIGLADTTGVIKNRMDLFDYFFPNKRKGWWQKGDAYIHRKLWIDSLFKDESVKGFSHIVKLFLQEQYGIKNLGITPNAYLTTRYKSMQETGLEAELYFLNHYKNIKTFSYGHLKDMRLFGDGYDFYIQTNKRAFLVEVKGIREKQGTLRLTQKEYEQARTYSHDYVLVVVLNLSEKPYLLSIANPLKHLEFKACERKQKSVLEYHLIGQIK